Part of the Bacillus sp. (in: firmicutes) genome is shown below.
CAGTGCTTCTGCAGCGGAAATAGATGAGTTTAATATTTATCAGGCTACAAAACTAGCGATGACAAGAGCTGTGCAGCAACTTTCAATCCGACCAGACTATTTATTAGTAGACGCAATGGAAATTCCGATTTCAATTCCGCAAAAAGCAATCATTAAAGGTGATGCAAAAAGCGTTTCAATTGCCGCAAGCTCCATCGTTGCTAAAGTGACGAGAGACCGCTATATGAAAGAATTAGGTGTGAAATATCCACAATATGGATTTGAAAATCATATGGGCTATGGAACAGCCTTTCATCTCGAAGCTATAAACAAATTTGGCATCATTGCTGAACATCGCCGTTCATTTGCACCTATTAAAGAGAGGGGTATTTTACCATGATACAATTTAATAGCCTCCAAACTTTATTCCAATCGGAAAACTTAAATACAGCTAAAATGCTCAATTTAAAAGCTGGCGATATTGTTAATGGCCAGATTGTAAAATTGTTCCCGGACAATTTAGCACTTGTGCAAATCGGTGCTATGAAGCTGAATGCGAAAGTTACTACTCCTCTTACCGAGAATACAAGATATTGGTTTCAAGTTGCAGCTAGTGCGCCTGTACTAGAGTTAAAGCTAGTAGATGACATACAGTCAGTAACAAAGGAAAACGGAAAAGGACAAGCCCCGATTTCTTACTTTCTTGAAAAAGCTGGACTCCCCGAAACGAAAGAAAATGCCCAATTGGTTAGAATGTTTTTAAATGAGAACCTCCCCTTTTCAAAAGAGGCGTTAAAAGCGGTTTCTGAATGGTTAACAGAAATAAATAAAGGAGACTTGCCAAAAGCATTTGAGGCGATAAAACTGGCGGTTCAAAAGCAGTTGCCTTTAACAGAAGCTGTGCTTAAAAGCTTATTGGCTTTGCAAACGGAAGAAACCATCTCTCATCAACTGCTTAAGGTTATTGATGCAATCAAAACTAACAGTCAAGAATCACAAACGATGAAGCTGCTGCAAATGACCTTGAGCCAACTTACAAGTCAAACAGTTGAAAATAAAATCGACAATTTGATGAGTAATTCTCCTGTAAATTGGAATAATGGTAAAGATGTAGTAAAAGTTCTAAAACAGCTTATCAATCATCTTGGCCTCCAGCATGAACATAATATTATGACAATGGAAGATGAACAATCTATTGAAAATAGGCTCTTAGCTTTAAAGCCGTTACTAATGAAGGCATTAAGCGAATCAAGTGATATGAAGCTAAATGAGAAGATTCAGCAACTATTATCGCGAATAACAGGCCAACAGCTTATAAATGTAGGACAAGAAGGGCCGATTCAGCAATTGCTTTTACAGCTTCCCATTATGCTTCATTCACATTCCAGCGATTTACTAATCCAATGGACTGGGAAAAAGCGTGAAAACGGACAAATTGATTCAGACCACTGTACCATTTTATTTTATATAGAATTAGTACAGTTACAAGAAATGCTCGTCGATGTTCGCGTTCAAAATCGAATTGTCACAATCCAAATTTACAATGACACACCTCAATTAGATGTTATTGTGAAAAAATATCAAATGGCACTAAAGGAGCAATTTGCTAACCTTCGTTATCATTTGTCCAGCATCGTTGTTACGAAACGGGAAGAAGTTCTTGATAAGAAAATAAATAGTATTCCAACTAAAATATTTTCGGCATTTCCACCAAGAACGAATGGAGTGGATATAAGAATATGAAAAATCATCATTTTGCTAAAAAAGAGGCTGTTGCTCTTTCTTATGATAGCCCCACCGATTATGCGCCAAAAGTAATCGCTAAAGGAAGGGGAGAAGTTGCCAACAATATTTTAGAAAATGCAAAAAAATTTAATATTCCGATTCAAGAAGATCCAACATTAGTTGAATTATTGGGCCAACTTGAAATTAATGAAACAATTCCTGAGGAACTATATCAAATTGTTGCCGAGTTGTTCGCTTTTATTTACCGAATCGACAAAATGCTCGAGAATAATGAAAAATAAATTTATTTAATAAGTTATATTGTCAAAATAAAACTATGGTTGACTTTTTTTGTAAATAGAAAAAATTTAAAAGGAGTTTATAAAATACTGTAGAATATAGACACTGGATAATAAACTACTATACAATATAACAGGTAGCCAAATTTGTCCAAAGTGTGTTAATAAGAGATAGGAGGATGAATGATGAATATTCACGAGTACCAAGGTAAAGAAGTCCTCAGACAATATGGGGTTGTCGTTCCAAATGGAAAGGTTGCCTTTACTGTTGAGGAAGCTGTGGAAGCAGCAAAAGCTTTAGATAGCAATATATGGGTAGTAAAAGCTCAAATTCATGCTGGTGGACGCGGGAAGGCAGGGGGAGTAAAAGTTGCCAAAAGCTTAGATGAGGTTAAACAGTATGCCTCAGAAATTCTAGGAAAAACACTTGTTACCCATCAAACAGGCCCAGAGGGAAAAGAAGTGAAACGTCTACTCATTGAAGAAGGCTGCGATATTAAGAAAGAATATTATGTCGGGCTCGTATTAGATCGGGCAACTTCCCATGTTGTCTTAATGGCCTCTGAAGAGGGAGGGACCGAAATCGAAGAGGTTGCAGCAGCTACGCCAGAAAAAATATTCAAAGAGGAAATTGATCCAGCTATTGGTTTACAAGCGTTCCAAGCGCGCCGTTTAGCTTATAAAATAAATATACCAAATGAATTAGTAAACAAAGCCGTGCAATTTATGATCGGCTTATATAATGCATACATCGATAA
Proteins encoded:
- a CDS encoding EscU/YscU/HrcU family type III secretion system export apparatus switch protein, which produces MKNHHFAKKEAVALSYDSPTDYAPKVIAKGRGEVANNILENAKKFNIPIQEDPTLVELLGQLEINETIPEELYQIVAELFAFIYRIDKMLENNEK